DNA from Archaeoglobaceae archaeon:
GCCTGAGACTGAAACCCCTGTGGTTAAGCAGTTTTTCCAGCCTGCCACCAATAACACCCGCTCCAGCGGTTACGAGCATGTTCTCTTCGTCAATCTCAACCCAGTCCAATGCGAGCGTTGAAAGTGCAATTCCGCCCTCGTAAGGCGTTGCAGAATCTATGACCCCACTTGCCCCGCCAAAGACGTAAACTGGAACTTTAAGTTCGTTGGCAATTTTTAAAACCCTTGAAACCTCTTCTACAGACTTCGGAAATACGACAACTTCGGGAAGTGCTGGAGTAGCTTTTTTTAGAATCTTTAGCTGGTGAAGTGGATTAAAGTCCTTGCAATATGCTATTAAATCCTCATAGTCCGTGGAGAAGGCAATTTTTTCGTCTCTAAGTCTTTCAATTACCCCGAGCATGATTTTATTTTTGAGTTTAATTAATAAGCTTTCCGCTGAAGCTTCCTTAATAAGTAAGCACCAAAAAATAAAAACGAGCTCATAAGGAGCAACCAGTATCCTGCGAGATACTCAGGTGAGTGCATCTTCGAAAAGCTCAGGAAAAGGAAAAAGCAGAGCATTAAAGACCCTGCAATTAAATTAAATCTTGCTTTATATAGCCCAAGAATGGCTGATAGAAATGCCAGAAAGACAGCAAGTCTCAAGTAAGGGTTCATTGCGAAGTCAAGTAAGGTCATTTGCCTGAATTCGATGCTCATCACTGGCAAGAATAGAGTTGAAGTCGAGATTATGATAGCAATCAACGTTATAACTTTTGGAGCATCAATCTTTACCATAGGAATTTTTTACTAAGCTAATAAAGTTTTTGAGCTCTGCATTGAAATCTTCGGGATTTTCGAGCATAACCATGTGTCCAGCGTTTTTTATAATCCTTACCTCAGCCCCATATTGTATGAAGAACTGCGAATACTTCACAGGCGTTAGAAAATCGTTCTCTCCGACGATTGCAAGCGTTGGAACATCGAATTTTATATTTCCAGCCTTATAGTCTTCGAGAAGGTCGAATTCATTGCAAAGCATTAAATCTTTTAGCAAAATTTCAGCTCTTGCTTCAAATAACTTGGCGAACAGCTCAACAAACTCTTTTCTGTGAAAAGCCATGTCAGCCATGAATTTTGCAGTTTCTGAAGGCATTTCCTTCAAACCTTCAAGGACTTTGGGAAGCACCCGCAATCTCGCTCCTGTTCCAACGAGAACGAGAGCAAGAACGGTCTCTCTATGGTTCAGAAATATTTTTTGAGCAATTGCTCCGCCAAGGCTGTGACCAACAACAATTCCCCTTCCTGAAACAATCTTTATCGTTTCAGCAACAAAATAGGCGTAGTCATCGATGGTGCGGATTTCAGCATTTCCGCTTAGCCCATGATTGGGCAAGTCAATTGCATAGCCACCAATTTCTTCTAATTGCTTTGTCCATATCTCAGCATCACCGCCGGAGCCGTGAATGTAAAATATGGGCACAGCGGAGCCTTTTAAAACCGATATCTCGGTATTGCCAACCAAAAGCTTGAGCCTCATTTTGCCTCCAATTTCTTTGCAAAACTGATTAGCTTACTCTCTTCAAAGTAGTTCCCTATAACCTGCATTCCAACCGGAAGACCCTTAATGAAGCCCAAAGGAATGTTCAAAGCTGGAAGTCCAGCAAGGTTGACTGGAACAGTGTTTACGTCCATTTTATACATTGTAAGCGGGTCCTTGAGTTCTCCAATTCTGAAGGGCAGGGTTGGCATCGTAGGCGAAACAAGAACGTCGAATTTTGCGAATGCATTTCTGAAATCCTCAATGATAAGTGTTCTTGCCTTCAAAGCCTTAAGGTAGTATTTTCCATAATAGCCTGCTGAGAGAGCATAGCTTCCAAGCATGATTCTGCGTTTCACTTCCTCGCCGAAACCTTCTGCACGAACTCTCGAGAAGTAATCGCTCCAAGAAGTTAGTTCTGGAACGCTGAAGCCATAACGAACACCATCGTATCTTGCGAGATTTGATGAAGCCTCGCTCATTGCAATTATGTAGTAGGCAGACAAGGCGTATTTGAGCGATGGTAGCTCGATTTCTTCGTATTCAAAGCCATTAAGTGCGTCAAAAAACCTGTCCATAATCTGCTCTTCAGCGGACATGTTTTTAACAACCCCAATCCTTAGATTCTCGACTTCTCTGAATTCAAAGCTTCTCCCCGCATTTGTTGAATCCCTTTCGTCCTTTCCCGCAATCACTTCGAGAAGCAGAATGAGGTCTTCAATGCTATTTGCCATCGGTCCAATTTGTTCAAGCGAATTCGCGTAGGGAATTAATCCAAATCTCGACACAAGCCCATATGTTGGCTTGAGCCCGTAAACACCGCAAAAGCTTGCGGGGCATCTTATGCTACCTCCAGTGTCGCTACCCAAAGCTAAAACTGCCTCATCATTAGCAAGAACCGCAGCACTTCCGCCACTGCTACCACCAGCAACCCTGTTGAGGTCGTAGGGATTTCTAACGACTCCAAAGTAGGAAGTTTCGGTAGTGGTCCCCATCCCGAATTCATCCATGTTGGTTTTACCAATTATTATCGCCCCTTCCGCCTTGAGCCTTTCAACAACATGGGCATCGAAAACTGGAACGTAATTGGACAGCATTTTTGAAGCACAGGTGGTTCTTATCCCCTTAGTGGTTATGTTATCCTTTACCGCAACGGGCACTCCAGCGAGTCTGCCCTTAACCTTGCCCTTATCGTATTCTTCAGCCTTCTGCAGGCTTTCTTTTTTGCAAACCGTGATATAGGCATTTAGTTTGCTTTTCTCAATTCTCTCAAGCATTTTGCTAATTGTTTCAAGGCATCCATTCTCTTCGACAAGCTTTCGCCATTCAGCAAGCTTCACTCAACCACCTTTGGTCCTACAAAGTATCCTTCCTCCTTTCTCGGCGCATTCTTTAAAGCAGAGTCCTGATCGAGCCCTTTCTTGGCTAAATCTTCTCTAAAAACGTTTCTGATTTCGAGAACGTGGAATGTTGGCTTCACTTCTTCGCTTATCTCGTCGAGGATATTGAAGTAGCTTAAAATATCTTCGAATTCCTTTCGAAATTTTTCCGCCTCATTTTCGGAGATCATGAGCTTTGCAAGGCGTGCGACATGGTAAACGTCCTCTACTGAAACCATGTTATTGGAAAGGCAGAAGGTTAAATAAATATTGCTTTAAACTCGAAGCAGTAGAAAGAGCTTTAAAAGATAATTTTCAAACAAGTTTGGAATCAAGCTTCTCTTTGATCGCTATTTCATGCAATTTTTTGTCTGCGGTGTAAAAGAGATTAGCTTTAGAAACTCGAGCGGACACGAGCTGGAGAGCATCAGCCTGAGAAACATGGTATTTTTCCATCAAATCCCAACACTGGACGATTATTGAATTAAAAAGATTTACGAGTTCTATAAGCCTTAGCTTTTTCATTCTTAGTAGTTCCGCGAGAAAATTGTTCCTTGCAATTTCATAATCCTTTTCATCGAGAGCTCCGATTCTTTTAGCTCTGTCAAGCACGCCCAAAACTTCGCCAACGTTCCAAATGCTGAATGAAATTTTTGAAATTCCTTTATAGGCTTCCCGGTAGATTTCAGAGACGATGTCGCTATTCTCTTCTTCGATGTATCTCTTGACTATTGCACTACTGTCCAAGTAGTATCTGGTCTCTTTCATCTCTCATCTCCCTTACAAGCTTGCTTAAAGCACTCTTTGCTTTTATCGGTCTGAAATCAATTTCAGAATCCAATGAGATTAAACTTTCGAGCTTTTTTTCAACGCCCAATGAAATTTTTTTCCGCAATTAGTTCTTCTATCAGATCGCTCAAATCTTTATTTTCCTCATAAGCCCTTCTTTTCAAATTCTGCCATAGTTCAGAATCGACGTATACGCTTGTTTTTACTCTCCCCATAGCTTAATTACTCCTTGAAAGATATAAGTATATCGGTAAAAACTTACTTAGGCTTATACCTCAGAATTCCCGCAATCCCACCGAATGCCTTTAATAGGACTTCTCCTTCTTCAGTCTCCGTGGACAAAAACTCAACCTTCGTGTTCATTCTCTCAGCAATTCCCGAAAGCTCAAGGACCACATCAATTCTCTCGACTTCTTCCATTTCAACTCCATCCTTTTCGCATATCTGCCTTGAAACTGCCTTATCCTTTAAGGTCACAACCTTCTCTTCTCCGCACGTTGGGCATCGGTAGCGGACTCTCTCAAGGCGGAGATCTTCTGAAATAAGCAAGGTGTCTACCGCTCCAAGCTCTAAGTATCTTCTTATCTCCTCTTCGCCATAAACCGCAAGTCCGTCTCTTGAGATCTCGTATAGGAAGCGACTCATCAAGTTCTTTTCCCGAACAAGATCTACTTCAGACAGCAAATCCTTGGCTTTGTCAACAAGCTCGTAAAGTCCGCTCTCGCTTGTGTAGCCAACGTCGAAAAGCCCGAGCACCTTTCTTTGCAGTTCGTGATGCAGATATTCTCCCTGATAGAATTCATCCTTTGTAGGCGAAGGACCGCCGATCAGAATTCCTACAAGCTTGTCCTTGTGCGGCAAGAACGCATTTGTTGCCATTTCGCCTACTTTCTTGTAGAATTCGTGAATTGCGATCTCTCTCAGTCTTTCAAAGCGAACACTGCTCTGCCCGCCCTGTCTGTGCTTTCCCGGCACCATTGAAGTATCGTAGTCGAGAACTTCTATTCTTCGCCCCTTCAACAATCCAATCGTTGCTTCTCTTCTGTCAAGAACGATCAGCCCATAAAGCTTCTTTTCTCTTAGCATGTCCTTTAATGGCTCTAAGTAGAATTTGGAGTCGCAATGATACTTGTAGAGTGGAACTGGCTCTGGAGGTTCGATGATCTCGGTTATGTGCTTTTCCTTGCCGTCGATGGTGACAAGACCGCTCAGTATTACCATCCCATGCTCTGGGGGTTTTCTGTATAGCTTCAATCTATTGAGGATTGCCTCAAGTCCTGTGATCACGTTAGTCCTCGTTTGCTTTGACTTAATGTTCGAAGCTTGGCTGAGCTCTTCTCTGAGCTGATTTGCAATGTCCGCTATGTTCTTGTCTGGCGGGATGTAGAGAGTTATAAGCTCAGTTCCCTTACCACGATAGCTGTCAAGCTCTTCAAGCTTCCTTTTGAATTCATACATCAGCTTTTTTGACATGCTCTCCTCCTCTGCCACTCTCTTATAGCTCTTAGAAGATCTATCTTTCGGAATTCGGGCCAATAAACATCACAGAAGTAAGCCACGCTGTTTGCGGTCTGCCATGGCAGAAAATTCGAAAGCCTTTGCTCTCCACCACTCCTTATGATTATATCAACCTTTGAGTAGAGCTCGTGGCTGTTGTACAGACTTTCGTTGACAATTTTCTCGT
Protein-coding regions in this window:
- a CDS encoding alpha/beta hydrolase, which encodes MRLKLLVGNTEISVLKGSAVPIFYIHGSGGDAEIWTKQLEEIGGYAIDLPNHGLSGNAEIRTIDDYAYFVAETIKIVSGRGIVVGHSLGGAIAQKIFLNHRETVLALVLVGTGARLRVLPKVLEGLKEMPSETAKFMADMAFHRKEFVELFAKLFEARAEILLKDLMLCNEFDLLEDYKAGNIKFDVPTLAIVGENDFLTPVKYSQFFIQYGAEVRIIKNAGHMVMLENPEDFNAELKNFISLVKNSYGKD
- the gatA gene encoding Asp-tRNA(Asn)/Glu-tRNA(Gln) amidotransferase subunit GatA, whose protein sequence is MKLAEWRKLVEENGCLETISKMLERIEKSKLNAYITVCKKESLQKAEEYDKGKVKGRLAGVPVAVKDNITTKGIRTTCASKMLSNYVPVFDAHVVERLKAEGAIIIGKTNMDEFGMGTTTETSYFGVVRNPYDLNRVAGGSSGGSAAVLANDEAVLALGSDTGGSIRCPASFCGVYGLKPTYGLVSRFGLIPYANSLEQIGPMANSIEDLILLLEVIAGKDERDSTNAGRSFEFREVENLRIGVVKNMSAEEQIMDRFFDALNGFEYEEIELPSLKYALSAYYIIAMSEASSNLARYDGVRYGFSVPELTSWSDYFSRVRAEGFGEEVKRRIMLGSYALSAGYYGKYYLKALKARTLIIEDFRNAFAKFDVLVSPTMPTLPFRIGELKDPLTMYKMDVNTVPVNLAGLPALNIPLGFIKGLPVGMQVIGNYFEESKLISFAKKLEAK
- the gatC gene encoding Asp-tRNA(Asn)/Glu-tRNA(Gln) amidotransferase subunit GatC is translated as MVSVEDVYHVARLAKLMISENEAEKFRKEFEDILSYFNILDEISEEVKPTFHVLEIRNVFREDLAKKGLDQDSALKNAPRKEEGYFVGPKVVE
- a CDS encoding type II toxin-antitoxin system VapC family toxin, whose product is MKETRYYLDSSAIVKRYIEEENSDIVSEIYREAYKGISKISFSIWNVGEVLGVLDRAKRIGALDEKDYEIARNNFLAELLRMKKLRLIELVNLFNSIIVQCWDLMEKYHVSQADALQLVSARVSKANLFYTADKKLHEIAIKEKLDSKLV
- the prf1 gene encoding peptide chain release factor aRF-1, whose protein sequence is MSKKLMYEFKRKLEELDSYRGKGTELITLYIPPDKNIADIANQLREELSQASNIKSKQTRTNVITGLEAILNRLKLYRKPPEHGMVILSGLVTIDGKEKHITEIIEPPEPVPLYKYHCDSKFYLEPLKDMLREKKLYGLIVLDRREATIGLLKGRRIEVLDYDTSMVPGKHRQGGQSSVRFERLREIAIHEFYKKVGEMATNAFLPHKDKLVGILIGGPSPTKDEFYQGEYLHHELQRKVLGLFDVGYTSESGLYELVDKAKDLLSEVDLVREKNLMSRFLYEISRDGLAVYGEEEIRRYLELGAVDTLLISEDLRLERVRYRCPTCGEEKVVTLKDKAVSRQICEKDGVEMEEVERIDVVLELSGIAERMNTKVEFLSTETEEGEVLLKAFGGIAGILRYKPK